A stretch of the Pseudochaenichthys georgianus unplaced genomic scaffold, fPseGeo1.2 scaffold_423_arrow_ctg1, whole genome shotgun sequence genome encodes the following:
- the LOC139433406 gene encoding zinc finger protein 501-like yields the protein METEADGDDCRGPVPARNSDPESSLQPKTEDHTEDSSEPDTGDSSEPNTEDSSKPDTEDSSEPDSEDSSEPDTEDSADWKETREPASGSNSLKNRHESVSDPRHSAEKKPFTCSVCKKAFSLNGNLKRHMRVHTGEKPFSCSVCKKAFPQRGYLKIHMIIHTGEKPHSCSVCKKGFSTSGYLKIHMRIHTGEKPLTCTVCKKGFSQSGRLKDHMIIHTGEIPHSCSVCKKAFSQSGSLKIHMRIHTGEKTFTCSVCKKAFSLSGNLKTHMRVHTGEKPFSCSVCKKAFPQRGYLKIHMRIHTGEKTFTCTVCKKAFSQSGHLKSHMRIHTGEEK from the coding sequence atggaaacagaagctgatggagatgactgtcgaggaccagTACCAGCCAgaaactcagatccagagagcagtttacaaccaaagactgaggaccacactgaagactcttctgaacctgacactggagactcttctgaacccaacactgaagactcttctaaacctgacactgaagactcttctgaacctgactctgaagactcttctgaacctgacactgaagacagtgctgattggaaagagaccagagaacctgcatcaggctcaaactcactgaaaaatagacatgaatctgtcagtgatccacgacatagtgctgaaaagaaaccattcacctgctcagtctgtaagaaagctttttcacttaATGGGAACttaaagagacacatgagagtccacacaggagagaaaccattcagctgctcagtctgtaagaaagcttttccaCAGAGAGGATATTTAAAGATACACATGATAATCcatacaggagagaaaccacacagctgctcagtctgtaagaaaggttTTTCAACGAGTGGATATTTAAAgatacacatgagaatccacacaggagagaaaccactcacctgtacagtctgtaagaaaggtttttcacagagtggacgTTTAAAGGACCACATgataatccacacaggagagataccacacagctgctcagtctgtaagaaagctttttcacagagtggaagtttaaagatacacatgagaatccacacaggagagaaaacattcacctgctcagtctgtaagaaagctttttcacttaGTGGAAacttaaagacacacatgagagtccacacaggagagaaaccattcagctgctcagtctgtaagaaagcttttccaCAGAGAGGATATTTAAAgatacacatgagaatccacacaggagagaaaacattcacctgtacagtctgtaagaaagctttttcacagagtggacatCTAAAGTCAcatatgagaatccacacaggagaggaaaaatAG